The following coding sequences are from one Sulfitobacter sp. HNIBRBA3233 window:
- a CDS encoding bifunctional alpha/beta hydrolase/OsmC family protein, with product MPGKRISFPGHDGSPLAARLDMPAGPHLGTALFAHCFTCGKDIPAARRIADRLAATGIAVLRFDFTGLGHSQGEFGNTTFTSNVDDLVAAAAWLKGEGMAPDLLVGHSLGGAAVIAARARIDSVRAVATIGAPFDPAHVTRHFADALPAIERDGSAEVTLAGRSFTIGRAFVEDTSAARLEEALSNLDAALLVLHSPRDTVVGIDNATRIFVAARHPKSFVTLDDADHLVTRPADADYTAEVIAAWSARYISRRAPAPPVGTPEGVVRVSEADPDGFLQDITAGSQLHLRADEPLAYGGTNRGMSPYGFLSASLGACTSMTIRMYARRKDWPLEHVAVDVSHEKVHAQDAGVGTDERIDRFLRRIRLTGPDLTDDQRDRLMQIADRCPVHRTLERSSTIATERASPDPAE from the coding sequence ATGCCCGGCAAACGCATCTCCTTTCCCGGCCACGACGGCAGCCCGCTCGCGGCGCGTCTCGATATGCCCGCAGGGCCGCATCTGGGCACCGCGCTCTTTGCCCATTGTTTCACCTGCGGCAAGGATATCCCCGCCGCGCGCCGCATTGCCGACCGGCTGGCGGCCACGGGCATCGCGGTGCTGCGATTCGATTTCACCGGCCTCGGGCATTCACAGGGAGAATTCGGGAATACGACGTTTACATCCAACGTGGACGATCTGGTCGCCGCCGCCGCGTGGCTGAAGGGCGAAGGGATGGCCCCCGATCTTCTGGTCGGTCACAGCCTCGGCGGTGCGGCGGTCATTGCCGCGCGGGCGCGCATCGACAGCGTGCGCGCCGTGGCAACCATCGGCGCGCCCTTCGATCCCGCCCATGTCACCCGCCATTTCGCCGATGCCCTGCCCGCCATCGAACGCGACGGCAGCGCCGAGGTCACCCTCGCGGGCCGGTCCTTCACCATCGGGCGCGCCTTTGTCGAGGATACCTCCGCCGCCCGCCTCGAGGAGGCGCTGTCAAACCTCGACGCAGCGCTTCTGGTGCTCCATTCGCCGCGTGACACCGTGGTGGGCATCGACAACGCCACCCGAATTTTCGTCGCGGCCAGACATCCCAAAAGCTTTGTCACGCTGGATGACGCCGACCACCTCGTCACCCGCCCCGCCGATGCCGATTACACCGCCGAGGTCATCGCCGCGTGGTCCGCGCGCTATATATCGCGCCGCGCGCCCGCGCCGCCGGTGGGCACCCCAGAAGGCGTCGTGCGGGTCTCGGAAGCGGACCCCGACGGGTTCTTGCAGGACATCACCGCCGGTAGCCAGCTGCACCTGCGCGCGGACGAACCACTTGCCTACGGCGGCACCAATCGCGGCATGTCGCCCTACGGGTTCCTGTCGGCCAGCCTCGGGGCCTGTACGTCGATGACGATCCGTATGTACGCGCGCCGCAAGGACTGGCCGCTTGAGCATGTCGCCGTCGATGTCAGCCACGAGAAGGTGCACGCACAGGACGCGGGTGTGGGAACGGACGAACGCATCGACCGCTTCCTGCGCCGCATTCGCCTGACCGGGCCCGACCTGACCGACGACCAGCGCGACCGGCTCATGCAGATCGCCGACCGATGCCCCGTGCACCGCACGCTGGAGCGGTCGTCGACCATCGCGACCGAACGCGCGTCACCCGACCCCGCTGAATAG
- a CDS encoding NAD(P)H-hydrate dehydratase: MTELLTAAQMRDLEKRAMDSGAVTGRELMERAGAGAVACLIAQWPEWRDAPGRAMVLCGAGNNGGDGFVVARLLAARGWEVDVFLLGDTARMPPDARHNHDLWAADHPVTLMEPYNIARAARPDLIVDAVFGTGLTRPVSEKIFAMLAAGDWPRADGIRRVALDAPSGLDLDTGWMLRDESAPTGQGNPVDLTVTFHSPKPGHYLNTGPTICGSIAVVDIGLPRTGAPVTLPPDPDVARLVTPQGAGDPAGEPAWPMSMIGKMRGGGHKFDHGHVAVFAGGAGRGGAARMSARAALRAGAGLVTLVCPPAALQENAAQLDAVMTRSLRDPEDLDAVADERTTGFCIGPGLGTGSRTRALVTRALARRGGARDPVVVLDADALSAYSEDPQTLFGQLHPRCVLTPHEGEFARLFPDLSQSARGRRSKIEVVREAAARAGCIVLLKGADTVIAAPDGGASVHAAVYDRSTPWLATAGAGDVLAGMIAGLAAPSPSADLFNMVEIAAWLHVECALSFGPGLIAEDLPEELPRVFRRLMAAG, translated from the coding sequence ATGACAGAACTGCTGACCGCAGCGCAGATGCGCGATCTGGAAAAACGCGCCATGGACAGTGGTGCGGTGACCGGACGGGAGCTGATGGAAAGGGCCGGCGCCGGTGCGGTGGCGTGCCTGATTGCGCAGTGGCCCGAGTGGCGCGATGCGCCCGGTCGCGCGATGGTGCTCTGTGGGGCGGGCAACAACGGCGGCGACGGTTTCGTCGTGGCGCGCCTGCTGGCCGCGCGGGGCTGGGAGGTCGATGTTTTCCTGCTGGGAGATACGGCGCGGATGCCCCCCGATGCGCGGCACAATCACGATCTGTGGGCGGCGGATCATCCCGTCACGCTGATGGAGCCTTACAATATCGCGCGCGCCGCGCGGCCCGATCTGATCGTGGATGCGGTTTTCGGCACCGGACTTACCCGGCCGGTGTCGGAAAAGATTTTCGCGATGCTGGCGGCGGGGGACTGGCCGCGCGCCGATGGGATCCGGCGGGTGGCGCTGGACGCGCCAAGCGGTCTGGACCTCGACACCGGATGGATGCTGCGCGACGAATCCGCCCCGACCGGGCAGGGCAATCCCGTTGATCTGACAGTAACTTTTCACAGCCCAAAGCCCGGTCACTACCTCAACACAGGCCCCACGATCTGCGGCAGCATCGCGGTGGTCGATATCGGTCTGCCCCGGACCGGCGCACCGGTGACCTTGCCACCGGATCCCGATGTGGCACGGCTGGTCACGCCGCAGGGGGCGGGCGATCCAGCCGGTGAGCCGGCCTGGCCGATGAGCATGATCGGCAAGATGCGCGGCGGCGGGCACAAGTTCGATCACGGGCACGTCGCGGTGTTCGCTGGTGGCGCGGGGCGCGGGGGGGCTGCGCGCATGTCGGCGCGCGCGGCGCTGCGTGCGGGGGCGGGGCTGGTGACGCTGGTCTGCCCGCCCGCTGCGTTGCAGGAAAATGCCGCGCAGCTCGATGCGGTGATGACGCGCAGCCTGCGCGACCCCGAGGATCTGGACGCGGTGGCCGACGAGCGGACCACCGGGTTCTGCATCGGTCCGGGCCTCGGCACCGGATCGCGTACCCGCGCACTGGTCACCCGCGCACTGGCGCGGCGCGGGGGCGCACGCGATCCGGTTGTCGTGCTGGATGCGGATGCGCTATCGGCCTATTCGGAGGACCCGCAGACCTTGTTCGGCCAGCTGCATCCGCGCTGTGTGCTGACACCGCACGAGGGCGAATTTGCGCGGCTTTTCCCGGACCTGTCGCAATCCGCACGCGGGCGACGATCCAAGATCGAGGTGGTGCGGGAGGCTGCGGCGCGGGCGGGCTGTATCGTGCTGCTCAAGGGGGCGGATACGGTCATCGCCGCCCCGGACGGGGGCGCGAGTGTTCACGCGGCAGTCTACGACCGCAGCACGCCGTGGCTGGCGACTGCCGGGGCAGGGGATGTGCTGGCGGGGATGATCGCGGGGCTGGCGGCGCCGTCACCATCGGCGGATCTGTTCAACATGGTCGAGATCGCCGCATGGCTGCACGTGGAATGCGCGCTGAGCTTTGGCCCCGGATTGATCGCGGAGGATTTGCCTGAGGAATTGCCAAGAGTGTTCCGTCGCCTGATGGCGGCAGGCTGA
- a CDS encoding tetratricopeptide repeat protein — protein MRLALSLALFVALPVAGFAGGDETAPPKPAVKCDSGFVYDEKTKKCVSATNHRLDVDTLYQAVRALSYEGRYADAQAVLAAMPAEDDRTLTYMGFTHRKMGQTDVAMAYYARALDRNPANVLARSYMGQGFVEAGNIAAALDELRAIRAHGGTGTWAEASLRTAIATGQTFNW, from the coding sequence ATGCGCCTTGCCCTCAGCCTCGCCCTCTTCGTCGCCCTGCCCGTCGCGGGCTTTGCCGGCGGCGACGAAACCGCCCCGCCGAAACCTGCCGTGAAATGCGACTCCGGCTTCGTCTACGACGAAAAGACCAAGAAATGCGTCAGCGCCACAAACCACCGGCTTGATGTCGACACGCTCTATCAGGCGGTGCGCGCGCTGTCTTACGAAGGGCGGTATGCCGACGCGCAGGCCGTGCTTGCCGCAATGCCGGCCGAGGATGACCGCACGCTGACCTACATGGGGTTCACCCACCGCAAGATGGGCCAGACCGATGTGGCGATGGCATATTACGCCCGCGCGCTCGACCGCAATCCAGCCAACGTGCTGGCACGGTCCTACATGGGCCAGGGCTTTGTCGAGGCGGGAAATATCGCCGCAGCACTGGACGAATTGCGCGCGATCCGCGCCCATGGCGGCACCGGCACTTGGGCCGAGGCATCCCTGCGCACGGCCATCGCCACGGGGCAGACCTTCAACTGGTAG
- a CDS encoding heme-dependent oxidative N-demethylase family protein codes for MTEILQDRLPPEMEQPARLPGMAPLGDAPWLRVDEAYGAQMRHRQALLATRRDDVLWLEEGAAESAREVLAEVRGLLPDLGFRDEGDRIVCPDGRVVVPDGNDPLGTLGLLVQEDICLLQKRGDEHVLIGAVLCFPASWTLAEKAGKPLIGIHRPVAEYDDDLAKRVQRLFDGVRVGRPMWRFNRVAYVDPELHQPRLEAVAHRRIETLPPVTPYIRSERQCVVRMPVSGVVVFSIHTYVVAAGGDKSPEA; via the coding sequence ATGACCGAAATCCTTCAGGACAGGCTACCGCCCGAGATGGAACAGCCCGCGCGGCTGCCCGGTATGGCCCCGCTGGGCGACGCGCCGTGGCTGCGCGTGGACGAAGCCTATGGCGCGCAGATGCGCCACCGGCAGGCGTTGCTGGCCACGCGGCGCGACGATGTGCTGTGGCTGGAGGAGGGCGCGGCAGAGAGCGCCCGCGAAGTGCTGGCAGAAGTGCGCGGCCTGCTGCCGGATCTGGGGTTTCGCGACGAGGGCGACAGGATCGTCTGCCCGGACGGGCGCGTGGTCGTGCCGGACGGGAACGATCCGCTGGGCACACTCGGCCTGCTGGTTCAGGAAGACATCTGCCTGCTGCAAAAGCGCGGCGACGAGCATGTGCTGATCGGCGCGGTCCTGTGTTTTCCCGCAAGCTGGACGCTGGCCGAAAAGGCGGGCAAGCCGCTGATCGGCATTCACCGGCCGGTTGCCGAATATGACGACGACCTTGCCAAACGGGTGCAGCGTCTGTTCGACGGGGTGCGCGTAGGGCGCCCGATGTGGCGGTTCAACCGCGTTGCTTACGTCGATCCGGAATTGCACCAGCCTAGGCTGGAAGCCGTGGCGCACAGGCGCATCGAGACTCTGCCGCCCGTGACGCCCTACATCCGCTCGGAGCGCCAATGTGTCGTCCGGATGCCGGTCAGCGGCGTGGTGGTGTTCTCAATCCATACCTACGTTGTCGCCGCCGGCGGCGATAAGTCGCCGGAGGCGTGA
- the purB gene encoding adenylosuccinate lyase: protein MIPRYARPDMVAIWSPEQKFRIWYEIEAHACDAMADLGVIPRENAEAVWKAKDVEFDVARIDEIEAVTKHDVIAFLTHLAEHVGADEARFVHQGMTSSDVLDTCFNVQLTRAADILIADVEALLAALKRRAMEHKMTVRVGRSHGIHAEPTTMGLTFARFYAEMDRNLRRLRTARDEVATGAISGAVGTFANIDPAVEEHVCAKMGLTPEPISTQVIPRDRHAAFFATLGVVASSIENVAIEIRHMQRTEVLEGAEFFSMGQKGSSAMPHKKNPVLTENLTGLARLVRMTVIPAMENVALWHERDISHSSVERGIGPDATVTLDFALNRLTGVIDKMLIFPDNMLDNMNKFPGLVMSQRVLLALTQAGVSREDAYAMVQRNALKVWEERTDFREELLADADVVNALGVDAINEKFNLDYHTKHVDTIFARVFGD from the coding sequence ATGATCCCCCGTTACGCCCGCCCCGATATGGTCGCCATCTGGTCCCCCGAACAGAAATTCCGCATCTGGTACGAGATCGAGGCCCACGCCTGCGATGCCATGGCCGATCTGGGCGTGATCCCCCGCGAAAACGCCGAGGCCGTCTGGAAAGCCAAGGATGTGGAATTCGACGTGGCCCGCATCGACGAGATCGAGGCCGTGACAAAACACGACGTCATCGCCTTCCTGACGCATCTGGCCGAACACGTGGGCGCCGACGAGGCGCGCTTTGTCCATCAGGGCATGACATCGTCCGACGTGCTCGACACCTGCTTCAACGTGCAGCTTACACGCGCCGCCGATATCCTGATCGCGGACGTCGAGGCGCTGCTGGCGGCGCTGAAACGCCGTGCCATGGAACACAAGATGACGGTGCGCGTCGGCCGCAGCCACGGCATCCACGCAGAACCCACCACCATGGGCCTGACCTTCGCGCGCTTTTACGCCGAGATGGACCGCAACCTGCGCCGCCTGCGCACCGCGCGCGACGAAGTCGCCACCGGCGCGATTTCCGGTGCCGTCGGCACCTTCGCCAACATCGACCCCGCGGTCGAGGAACACGTCTGCGCCAAGATGGGCCTCACACCGGAGCCGATCAGCACGCAGGTGATCCCCCGCGACCGCCACGCCGCGTTCTTTGCGACGCTCGGCGTCGTCGCCTCCTCGATCGAGAACGTCGCGATCGAAATCCGCCATATGCAGCGCACCGAAGTGCTGGAAGGCGCGGAATTCTTCTCCATGGGCCAGAAAGGCTCCAGCGCGATGCCGCACAAGAAAAACCCCGTGCTGACGGAAAACCTCACCGGTCTGGCGCGGCTTGTGCGGATGACGGTGATCCCCGCGATGGAGAACGTCGCGCTCTGGCACGAGCGTGACATTTCGCATTCCTCGGTCGAGCGCGGGATCGGCCCCGACGCCACGGTCACCCTCGATTTCGCGCTGAACCGTCTGACAGGCGTGATCGACAAGATGCTGATCTTCCCCGACAACATGCTCGACAACATGAACAAATTCCCCGGCCTCGTCATGTCCCAGCGGGTGCTGCTGGCCCTGACGCAAGCGGGCGTCAGCCGCGAGGACGCCTATGCCATGGTCCAGCGCAACGCCCTGAAGGTCTGGGAGGAACGCACCGATTTCCGCGAGGAGCTTCTGGCGGATGCGGATGTCGTCAACGCCCTCGGGGTGGATGCGATCAACGAGAAATTCAACCTCGACTACCACACCAAACACGTCGACACGATCTTCGCCCGCGTCTTCGGCGACTGA
- a CDS encoding P-II family nitrogen regulator: MKKIEAIIKPFKLDEVKEALQDVGVQGLSVIEVKGFGRQKGHTELYRGAEYVVDFLPKVKVEIVLDDDQVDAAIEAIVNAAKTEKIGDGKIFVSPVEQTIRIRTGETGSDAL; this comes from the coding sequence ATGAAAAAGATCGAAGCGATCATCAAACCCTTCAAGCTGGATGAGGTGAAAGAGGCACTTCAGGATGTGGGCGTTCAGGGTCTTTCCGTCATCGAGGTAAAGGGCTTCGGCCGCCAGAAAGGCCACACCGAGCTTTACCGTGGTGCCGAATACGTCGTCGATTTCCTCCCCAAGGTCAAAGTCGAGATCGTTCTCGACGACGATCAGGTCGATGCCGCGATCGAGGCCATCGTGAACGCCGCGAAAACCGAAAAGATCGGTGACGGCAAGATCTTCGTGTCTCCCGTCGAACAGACCATCCGCATCCGTACCGGCGAAACCGGCTCGGACGCGCTTTAA
- a CDS encoding lytic murein transglycosylase, translated as MQFLKTFAATVALATTVALPAVAAQCGNNAGGFNAWKAAFAAEAQRAGVQQRGLDALAQAQYATATIQADRNQKSFRYTLDKFLQVRGANTIVSQGRKRKAGNPSFYEALERQYGVPAGVLLAIHGMETGFGGFMGDSRVVSAITTLAYDCRRSDFFTPHAIGALMLVDRGSITGNTKGAKHGELGHTQFLPGNALRYGVDGNGDGRVDLYNQTDALASTANFLRKKGWRPGAGYQEGQPNFAVIKQWNAATVYQQAIALMGAQIDG; from the coding sequence ATGCAATTTTTAAAGACTTTCGCAGCCACCGTGGCGCTTGCCACGACAGTGGCGCTCCCCGCGGTTGCAGCGCAGTGCGGCAATAACGCCGGTGGCTTCAACGCGTGGAAAGCGGCCTTTGCCGCCGAAGCACAGCGCGCGGGCGTCCAGCAGCGCGGCCTCGATGCACTGGCGCAGGCGCAATACGCCACCGCAACGATTCAGGCGGACCGAAACCAGAAATCCTTCCGCTACACGCTCGACAAGTTCCTGCAGGTGCGCGGTGCCAACACCATCGTCAGCCAGGGCCGCAAGCGCAAGGCGGGCAACCCCAGCTTCTATGAGGCGCTTGAGCGTCAGTACGGCGTGCCTGCGGGCGTATTGTTGGCGATCCACGGCATGGAAACCGGCTTTGGCGGTTTCATGGGCGACAGCCGGGTGGTGTCGGCCATCACGACGCTGGCCTACGATTGCCGCCGCTCGGATTTCTTCACCCCACATGCCATCGGCGCGCTGATGCTGGTTGATCGCGGGTCGATCACCGGAAACACCAAGGGCGCCAAGCACGGCGAGCTTGGCCATACCCAGTTCCTGCCGGGCAATGCCCTGCGCTACGGTGTCGACGGTAATGGCGACGGGCGTGTCGATCTTTATAACCAGACCGACGCGCTCGCCTCGACCGCGAATTTCCTGCGCAAGAAAGGCTGGCGCCCCGGCGCGGGCTATCAGGAGGGCCAGCCCAACTTTGCCGTCATCAAACAGTGGAACGCGGCAACCGTGTACCAGCAGGCGATTGCGCTGATGGGTGCGCAGATCGACGGCTGA
- the glnA gene encoding type I glutamate--ammonia ligase: protein MSNKDLLKKIKDEDIEYVDIRFTDPRGKLQHVTVMSDQVDEDFLEEGFMFDGSSIAGWKSIEASDMKLMPDADSAYIDPFYAEKTICVHCSVVEPDTGESYERDPRGTAQKAEAYLKSSGIGDAAYMGPEAEFFLFDNVKYSNTINKVSYEVDASDASWNSDTDYEMGNMGHRPGVKGGYFPVNPTDEAQDLRSEMLSTMKRLGMKVDKHHHEVASCQHELGLIFDSLTKQADELQKYKYVIHNVAHAYGKSATFMPKPIAGDNGTGMHVNMSIWKDGKPLFAGDKYADLSQEALYFIGGILTHAKSLNAFTNPSTNSYKRLIPGFEAPVLRAYSARNRSGCVRIPWTESPKAKRVEARFPDPSANPYLAFAALLMAGLDGIKNKIDPGEAMDKNLYDLPAEELAGIPTVCGSLREALEELQADMDYLLAGDVFTKDQIEGYIDLKMEEVEAYEHTPHPIEFQMYYSC, encoded by the coding sequence ATGAGCAACAAAGACTTGCTGAAAAAGATCAAGGACGAGGACATCGAATACGTCGATATCCGCTTCACCGACCCGCGCGGCAAGCTGCAGCACGTCACGGTGATGAGCGATCAGGTCGACGAGGATTTCCTCGAAGAAGGGTTCATGTTCGACGGCTCGTCCATCGCGGGCTGGAAATCCATCGAAGCTTCAGACATGAAGCTGATGCCAGACGCCGACAGCGCCTATATCGATCCCTTCTACGCCGAGAAAACGATCTGCGTGCATTGCTCGGTGGTCGAGCCCGACACCGGCGAATCCTACGAGCGTGACCCCCGCGGCACCGCCCAGAAGGCCGAGGCATACCTCAAGTCCTCCGGCATCGGCGATGCGGCATACATGGGTCCGGAAGCCGAATTCTTCCTGTTCGACAATGTCAAATACTCCAACACCATCAACAAGGTATCCTACGAAGTTGATGCATCGGATGCATCGTGGAACTCCGATACGGATTACGAGATGGGCAACATGGGCCACCGTCCGGGCGTCAAGGGCGGCTACTTCCCCGTGAACCCCACGGACGAGGCACAGGACCTGCGCTCCGAAATGCTCTCGACCATGAAGCGTCTGGGCATGAAGGTCGACAAGCACCACCACGAGGTGGCGTCGTGCCAGCACGAACTGGGCCTGATCTTCGACAGCCTGACCAAACAGGCCGACGAGCTGCAGAAATACAAATACGTGATCCACAACGTGGCCCACGCCTACGGCAAATCCGCGACATTCATGCCCAAGCCCATCGCGGGCGACAACGGCACCGGCATGCACGTGAACATGTCGATCTGGAAAGACGGCAAGCCGCTGTTCGCGGGCGACAAATACGCCGACCTCAGCCAGGAAGCGCTGTATTTCATCGGCGGCATCCTGACCCACGCCAAGTCGCTGAACGCCTTCACCAACCCGTCGACAAACAGCTACAAGCGTCTGATCCCCGGCTTCGAAGCTCCCGTTCTGCGCGCCTATTCCGCGCGTAACCGTTCGGGTTGCGTCCGGATCCCATGGACCGAAAGCCCCAAGGCCAAGCGCGTCGAGGCCCGTTTCCCCGATCCGTCGGCAAACCCCTACCTCGCCTTCGCGGCGCTGCTGATGGCCGGCCTTGACGGCATCAAGAACAAGATCGATCCCGGCGAGGCGATGGACAAGAACCTCTACGATCTGCCCGCCGAAGAGCTCGCCGGCATCCCGACCGTCTGCGGCTCGCTGCGCGAGGCACTGGAAGAACTGCAGGCCGATATGGACTATCTGCTGGCCGGTGACGTCTTCACCAAGGACCAGATCGAAGGCTATATCGATCTCAAGATGGAAGAGGTCGAAGCCTACGAGCACACGCCGCATCCGATCGAGTTCCAGATGTACTACTCCTGCTGA
- a CDS encoding trans-sulfuration enzyme family protein encodes MSVDLPASLHPATLSAQAGGIVDDATAGVAPAIHPATTFQRGPDYVPSVDGNVYSRSHAPNGRMVEQLLAKLEGAAGALVFPSGMAATAAVFRTLPSGSTVLVQNQIYWGTTGWIRAFCDRRGVTLVEVDASDKDAFAAACAAHRPAIAWVETPSNPWLRITDLRAAADAVHAVGGLLVADMTTATPVLTRAIDFGADLVMHSATKGLNGHSDVLAGALACADADTPIWAAIHADRDTAGAVLGPFEAWLLLRGMRTLPLRVERMSRNAQELALFLSDHPKVETVLYPGLDDHPGHALAEAQMQGGFGPLLSFVVKGGGEAALAAAARMRLFHRATSLGGVESLVEHRYTIEPHTGIPEGLLRLSVGIEDAGDLREDLAQALGQ; translated from the coding sequence ATGTCCGTCGACCTGCCTGCCAGCCTGCACCCTGCCACCCTATCCGCCCAGGCCGGCGGAATTGTCGACGATGCGACCGCGGGGGTCGCTCCCGCGATCCATCCCGCGACGACGTTCCAGCGCGGGCCGGATTACGTGCCCAGCGTCGATGGCAACGTCTATTCGCGCTCGCACGCGCCCAACGGGCGCATGGTCGAGCAGCTTCTGGCCAAGCTCGAAGGCGCAGCCGGGGCGCTGGTGTTTCCCTCCGGCATGGCGGCGACTGCGGCGGTGTTCCGCACGTTGCCCTCGGGCTCCACGGTGCTGGTCCAGAACCAGATCTACTGGGGCACAACCGGATGGATCCGCGCCTTTTGCGACCGCCGGGGTGTGACGCTGGTCGAGGTGGATGCCTCGGACAAGGACGCCTTCGCGGCGGCCTGTGCGGCGCATCGCCCCGCCATCGCCTGGGTCGAGACACCGTCGAACCCGTGGCTGCGGATCACCGACCTGCGCGCCGCTGCGGATGCGGTCCACGCTGTCGGCGGGCTTCTGGTTGCGGATATGACGACGGCGACGCCGGTTCTGACCCGCGCGATCGACTTCGGCGCGGATCTGGTGATGCATTCGGCCACCAAGGGGCTGAACGGGCATTCCGACGTGCTGGCGGGGGCGCTGGCCTGTGCCGATGCGGACACGCCGATCTGGGCCGCGATCCACGCGGACCGCGATACGGCCGGGGCGGTGCTGGGCCCCTTCGAGGCATGGCTTCTGCTGCGCGGGATGCGCACCCTGCCGCTGCGCGTCGAACGGATGAGCCGCAACGCGCAGGAGCTTGCCCTGTTCCTGAGCGATCATCCTAAGGTCGAAACGGTGCTTTATCCCGGCCTCGACGATCACCCGGGGCATGCCTTGGCTGAGGCGCAGATGCAGGGGGGCTTCGGGCCGCTTTTGTCCTTCGTGGTGAAAGGCGGGGGCGAGGCGGCGCTGGCCGCCGCCGCGCGGATGCGCCTGTTTCACCGGGCGACATCGCTGGGCGGGGTCGAAAGCCTTGTCGAGCACCGCTACACGATCGAGCCGCACACCGGCATCCCCGAAGGCCTGCTGCGCCTGTCTGTCGGGATCGAGGACGCGGGCGATCTGCGCGAGGATCTGGCGCAGGCGTTGGGGCAGTGA
- a CDS encoding flagellar motor switch protein FliG: MSSLAPVAFVAQNTAPDLAGADRPRLVPDTSLSQRAKAAIVVRLLINEGADIPLEDLPADLQAELTHQMGAMRMIDRATLAAVVEEFTDALDAVGLSFPGGIAGALDALEGRISRETAKRLRKEAGVRAAGDPWKRLRALEPEVLEEIVRGESIEVAAVLLSKLDVKPAAALLGRLPGPLARRITYAVSLTAEVTPAAVDRIGLSLAAQIDERPETAFGTAAAERLGAILNSSSTPIRDDVLNGLQETDLALADAVRRAIFTFGNIPARVDPRDIPRILRLADPVQLRIAMAGAEAQGFAEARDFILENMSSRMAEQLREEMQELGKVKPADADEAMQSVIAVIRDMEEGGELALIDPDDTEDETA; encoded by the coding sequence ATGTCATCGCTCGCCCCCGTTGCCTTCGTCGCGCAGAACACCGCCCCCGACCTTGCCGGCGCCGACCGTCCGCGTCTGGTTCCCGATACCAGCCTCAGCCAGCGCGCGAAGGCGGCCATCGTCGTGCGCCTGCTGATCAACGAAGGCGCCGATATCCCGCTGGAGGACCTGCCCGCCGATCTTCAGGCCGAGCTGACGCACCAGATGGGCGCGATGCGCATGATCGACCGCGCCACGCTGGCAGCCGTCGTCGAGGAATTCACCGACGCGCTCGACGCGGTGGGGCTTTCGTTCCCGGGTGGCATCGCCGGTGCGCTTGACGCGCTGGAGGGGCGGATCAGCCGCGAGACCGCCAAACGCCTGCGCAAGGAAGCGGGCGTGCGCGCCGCGGGCGATCCGTGGAAACGCCTGCGCGCGCTGGAGCCCGAAGTGCTGGAGGAGATCGTGCGCGGCGAAAGCATCGAGGTCGCCGCGGTCCTTTTGTCCAAACTCGACGTGAAGCCCGCCGCCGCCCTGCTGGGCCGCCTGCCCGGCCCGCTGGCACGGCGCATCACCTACGCGGTTTCCCTCACCGCCGAGGTGACGCCCGCCGCCGTCGACCGCATTGGCCTATCGCTTGCCGCCCAGATCGACGAGCGGCCCGAGACCGCCTTTGGCACTGCCGCCGCCGAACGTCTGGGGGCGATACTGAACTCCTCCTCCACCCCCATCCGCGACGATGTGCTGAACGGCTTGCAGGAAACCGATCTGGCGCTCGCCGATGCCGTGCGGCGCGCGATCTTTACCTTCGGCAACATCCCCGCGCGCGTCGATCCGCGCGATATCCCCCGCATCCTGCGCCTTGCCGATCCGGTACAGCTGCGCATCGCCATGGCCGGGGCCGAGGCGCAGGGATTTGCCGAGGCCCGCGATTTCATCCTCGAAAATATGTCCAGCCGCATGGCCGAACAGCTGCGCGAAGAGATGCAGGAGCTCGGCAAGGTCAAACCGGCGGACGCCGACGAGGCCATGCAATCGGTCATCGCCGTGATCCGCGATATGGAAGAAGGCGGCGAACTGGCCCTGATCGATCCCGACGACACCGAGGACGAGACTGCCTGA